A stretch of Onychomys torridus chromosome 2, mOncTor1.1, whole genome shotgun sequence DNA encodes these proteins:
- the Tssk3 gene encoding testis-specific serine/threonine-protein kinase 3, whose translation MEDFLLSNGYQLGKTIGEGTYSKVKEAFSKKHQRKVAIKIIDKMGGPEEFIQRFLPRELQIVRTLDHKNIIRVYEMLESADGKIYLVMELAEGGDVFDCVLNGGPLPESRAKALFRQMVEAIRYCHGCGVAHRDLKCENALLQGFNLKLTDFGFAKVLPKSRRELSQTFCGSTAYAAPEVLQGIPHDSKKGDVWSMGVVLYVMLCASLPFDDTDIPKMLWQQQKGVSFPTHLGISTECQDLLKRLLEPDMILRPSIEEVSWHPWLAST comes from the exons ATGGAGGACTTTCTACTCTCCAATGGGTACCAGCTGGGCAAGACCATTGGGGAAGGGACCTACTCAAAAGTCAAAGAAGCATTTTCcaaaaaacatcaaagaaaagtGGCGATTAAAATTATAGACAAGATGGGAGGGCCAGAAG AGTTTATCCAGAGATTCCTGCCTCGAGAGCTCCAGATTGTCCGCACCCTGGACCACAAAAACATCATCCGGGTGTATGAGATGCTGGAGTCGGCAGATGGGAAAATCTACCTGGTGATGGAACTGGCTGAGGGAGGGGATGTCTTTGACTGTGTGCTCAACGGAGGGCCACTTCCCGAGAGCCGGGCCAAGGCCCTCTTCCGCCAGATGGTTGAGGCTATCCGCTACTGCCATGGCTGTGGCGTGGCCCACCGGGACCTTAAATGTGAGAACGCCTTGTTGCAGGGCTTCAACCTAAAGCTGACCGACTTTGGCTTTGCCAAGGTGCTACCCAAGTCACGCAGGGAGCTGAGCCAGACCTTCTGCGGCAGCACAGCCTACGCCGCTCCCGAGGTGCTGCAGGGCATACCCCATGACAGCAAGAAAGGTGATGTCTGGAGCATGGGTGTGGTCCTGTATGTAATGCTCTGTGCAAGTCTACCTTTTGATGACACAGATATCCCCAAGATGCTGTGGCAGCAACAGAAGGGGGTATCCTTCCCCACTCATCTGGGCATCTCAACTGAATGCCAGGACCTGCTGAAGCGGCTCCTGGAACCAGATATGATACTCCGGCCTTCAATCGAAGAAGTTAGTTGGCACCCATGGCTAGCAAGCACTTGA
- the Fam229a gene encoding protein FAM229A codes for MQPFPSTLGPGHAADTCQAPPGPERPPAARARAVASSLGLASVSGRAPRGLEMSAQETPQGRRFPIEAGDSPGLASAPESQDSPEPVATDQNPVRPLRRCPGCHCLTLLHVPIDVYLAMGGSPRARAT; via the exons ATGCAGCCCTTCCCTTCGACGCTGGGACCCGGGCACGCAGCAGACACCTGCCAGGCTCCGCCTGGACCGGAGCGTCCTCCCGCGGCCAGGGCTCGGGCAGTTGCTTCCAGCCTGGGACTGGCCTCGGTCTCCGGCAG AGCGCCCCGGGGCCTGGAGATGAGTGCCCAGGAGACCCCACAGGGTCGAAGATTCCCCATTGAGGCCGGAGACTCCCCTGGCCTTGCCTCCGCCcccgagtcccaggacagcccgGAGCCTGTAGCTACGGATCAAAACCCGGTCAG GCCGCTCCGACGCTGCCCGGGCTGCCACTGTCTGACGCTGCTGCACGTGCCCATCGACGTCTACCTGGCCATGGGCGGGAGCCCCCGGGCCCGTGCCACCTGA